A region from the Geobacter benzoatilyticus genome encodes:
- a CDS encoding IPT/TIG domain-containing protein — protein MKQSLFAVAALLTLMSATGAPGAPQARPKKTAPAQAIKPVSVPAPNILSIIPAQGEPNITVTLSGTGFTAGTAAFLGTTEVPTTVAGPELLTFTIPKLPSGLYALFIKRDDGTTSRTYNFSIQAPKPFVESISPDTISVCSSPAERVVYVTGRNFQPASQVLFDGSVVRSSYGSEGSITFTVPQTAGGLHQVQVKNPDDTVTTPMTLAIVAKPEIYNVTRSDGSVNYYRLVIEGKNFQPGATIVVEENSLQVGLNAGVGKQLRAGALSSGEREFLTFEDCSKLVYQRYPVDPTEKDLRIKVINPNGEVSSEVQVTAP, from the coding sequence ATGAAACAGTCCCTTTTTGCAGTGGCAGCCCTGTTAACGCTTATGTCCGCAACCGGAGCACCAGGCGCCCCCCAGGCCAGGCCGAAGAAGACCGCTCCTGCCCAGGCAATAAAGCCCGTTTCCGTCCCCGCCCCCAACATTCTGAGCATCATTCCTGCCCAGGGAGAGCCGAATATTACCGTCACGCTTTCCGGCACCGGCTTCACCGCGGGAACGGCTGCATTCCTGGGCACCACCGAAGTACCGACAACCGTTGCCGGACCGGAGCTGCTGACATTCACCATCCCCAAGCTCCCTTCCGGCCTCTATGCCCTATTCATCAAACGCGACGACGGCACCACAAGCCGCACCTACAACTTTTCGATACAGGCACCGAAACCCTTTGTAGAGTCCATATCGCCGGACACCATAAGCGTCTGTTCTTCCCCAGCCGAACGTGTTGTATATGTTACAGGCCGCAATTTTCAGCCCGCAAGCCAGGTGCTTTTCGACGGATCAGTGGTCAGGAGCAGCTACGGTTCGGAAGGTTCCATAACATTTACCGTTCCACAAACCGCAGGAGGACTGCACCAGGTCCAGGTCAAAAACCCCGACGATACCGTCACGACCCCCATGACGCTCGCCATAGTGGCTAAACCCGAAATATACAATGTCACCCGGAGTGACGGTTCGGTGAACTATTACAGGCTTGTCATCGAAGGGAAAAATTTCCAGCCTGGCGCCACAATTGTCGTGGAGGAAAACAGCCTTCAGGTGGGATTGAACGCAGGGGTCGGCAAACAACTGAGAGCCGGGGCACTGTCATCGGGAGAACGGGAATTCCTGACCTTTGAGGATTGCTCGAAACTGGTTTATCAGCGCTATCCCGTCGACCCGACGGAGAAGGATCTGCGGATCAAGGTAATCAACCCCAATGGCGAGGTCAGTTCCGAGGTGCAGGTAACGGCACCATAG
- the lptG gene encoding LPS export ABC transporter permease LptG, with protein sequence MTILTRYIAATYLRIFGLCLASFIAIYLVIDFLEKIGRFLRYQPNWVDIIQFFLFKIPEIVTQVIPLAVLMATLLTLGMLSRNSEIIAMRSCGVSLGKISAPILAIACTASLFVIVTNELVLPETYRQMRHIEQVLIRKKSSNTFFRQNNIWHKDNNAILMARVFDPAHQTLKGITLWNFSKGMTPVRRTDAEQGSWDGRQWTLWKVVVRDIQHEGVATTSQADSMPVNLNLQVEDLKVVDKYADNMGFLRLREYIRKLEKGGYETTRYEAQMHAKISLPFASLIMAFLGIPFALRSGRSSGIALGIAISIGIGFAYFIINAILVSFGQTGVLPPLVSAWAANVIAALSGIWLAMTLNR encoded by the coding sequence ATGACCATCCTGACCCGCTACATTGCCGCCACCTATCTGCGGATTTTCGGACTCTGCCTTGCGTCTTTCATTGCCATCTACCTGGTAATCGATTTTCTGGAAAAAATTGGCCGATTCCTCCGCTACCAGCCAAACTGGGTTGACATTATTCAGTTTTTTCTCTTCAAAATCCCTGAGATAGTCACCCAGGTCATTCCCCTTGCAGTCCTCATGGCCACGCTGCTGACCCTGGGGATGCTTTCGCGCAACAGTGAGATTATCGCCATGCGCAGCTGCGGCGTTAGTCTCGGCAAAATCAGCGCACCCATCCTGGCAATAGCATGCACGGCAAGCCTGTTCGTCATTGTGACCAACGAGCTGGTCCTGCCGGAAACCTATCGCCAGATGCGTCACATTGAGCAGGTCCTCATCAGAAAGAAGAGCTCGAACACTTTTTTCCGCCAGAACAATATCTGGCACAAGGACAACAATGCAATTCTCATGGCGCGGGTTTTTGATCCCGCGCACCAGACTCTCAAAGGGATAACCCTCTGGAATTTCTCGAAGGGGATGACCCCGGTCCGGCGGACGGATGCCGAACAGGGAAGCTGGGACGGACGCCAGTGGACCCTCTGGAAAGTCGTAGTTAGAGATATTCAACACGAAGGGGTTGCCACGACATCCCAGGCCGACAGCATGCCTGTCAATCTCAACTTGCAGGTGGAAGACCTGAAGGTGGTTGACAAGTACGCCGACAACATGGGTTTTCTGAGACTGCGGGAATACATCCGAAAGCTTGAAAAAGGGGGATACGAGACCACCAGGTACGAAGCACAGATGCACGCAAAAATATCGCTCCCCTTCGCCTCGCTCATAATGGCCTTCCTCGGCATCCCTTTCGCGCTGCGCAGCGGCCGTTCAAGCGGCATTGCCCTGGGAATAGCAATAAGCATCGGGATCGGTTTTGCCTATTTCATCATCAACGCAATCCTTGTTTCCTTCGGCCAGACCGGCGTGCTCCCCCCACTGGTTTCCGCGTGGGCAGCCAACGTCATTGCCGCCCTGTCCGGCATCTGGCTTGCCATGACGCTCAACCGTTGA